In Rhinoderma darwinii isolate aRhiDar2 chromosome 9, aRhiDar2.hap1, whole genome shotgun sequence, the following are encoded in one genomic region:
- the POLR2L gene encoding DNA-directed RNA polymerases I, II, and III subunit RPABC5, with amino-acid sequence MIIPVRCFTCGKIVGNKWEAYLGLLQAEYTEGDALDALGLKRYCCRRMLLAHVDLIEKLLNYAPLEK; translated from the exons ATGATTATCCCTGTCAGATGCTTCACATGTGGGAAGATCGTTGGAAATAAGTGGGAGGCATATCTTGGGCTGCTGCAGGCCGAGTACACTGAAGG TGATGCGCTGGATGCATTAGGCTTGAAGAGGTACTGCTGCCGCCGGATGCTTCTTGCCCATGTGGATCTGATTGAGAAGCTTTTGAACTACGCTCCCTTGGAGAAGTGA